In Solanum pennellii chromosome 3, SPENNV200, a single window of DNA contains:
- the LOC107012455 gene encoding NDR1/HIN1-like protein 13 has translation MADRVYPAAKPAVPNGTAAPAPAPAAAAANGGANQTFPANKAQLYNAARPTYRPMPPPRRKHRRSCCCCCCLFITLFIITIVLLAAIAGAIFWVLYRPQRPSFSVSTLQVSQFNLTSTKLASKFNLTVVARNPNKKISFFYDPINISFNSDDVDIGDGSLPAFTHNRKNTTTLKTVVSSSGKNLDDSAISNLKSKLKNKKSLPLEIKLDTKVKVKVGSLKTKKVGIRVKCSGIKITVPSGKTPTKATTSNVKCKVDLRIKIWKWTF, from the coding sequence ATGGCGGATAGAGTATACCCAGCTGCTAAACCAGCTGTCCCTAATGGCACTGCTGCTCCGGCTCCCGCTCCGGCCGCCGCTGCCGCCAACGGCGGAGCTAATCAGACGTTTCCGGCGAACAAAGCTCAACTTTACAACGCTGCTAGACCTACTTACCGTCCTATGCCGCCTCCACGCCGTAAACACCGGCGgagctgctgttgttgttgttgcctGTTTATTACCTTATTCATAATCACTATTGTTCTACTTGCTGCAATTGCCGGTGCGATTTTCTGGGTACTTTACCGTCCTCAGAGACCTTCCTTCTCTGTTTCTACTCTTCAAGTCTCTCAATTCAATCTTACTTCTACGAAACTCGCGTCGAAATTCAATCTCACCGTTGTTGCTCGTAATCCAAACAAAAAGATCTCTTTCTTCTACGATCCTATTAACATTTCGTTCAATTCCGACGATGTTGATATCGGAGACGGATCGTTACCGGCTTTTACGCATAATAGGAAAAACACAACGACGTTGAAGACAGTAGTGTCAAGTTCAGGAAAAAATCTGGACGATTCTGCGATTTCTAATCTGAaatctaaattgaagaataagaagagTCTGCCATTGGAGATAAAGCTTGATACAAAAGTTAAAGTCAAAGTTGGAAGCTTGAAAACGAAGAAAGTTGGAATTCGAGTTAAATGCAGCGGTATTAAAATTACTGTTCCTTCCGGCAAAACTCCGACTAAAGCTACTACTTCAAATGTGAAATGCAAAGTGGATCTTCGAATCAAGATCTGGAAATGGACGTTCTGA